From the Pseudomonas putida genome, one window contains:
- the rpsB gene encoding 30S ribosomal protein S2, whose protein sequence is MSQVNMRDMLKAGVHFGHQTRYWNPKMGKYIFGARNKIHIINLEKTLPMFNDALSFVERLAQGKNKILFVGTKRSAGKIVAEQAARAGSPYVDHRWLGGMLTNYKTIRASIKRLRDLETQAEDGTFAKLTKKEALMRSRDLEKLDRSLGGIKDMGGLPDALFVIDVDHERIAITEANKLGIPVIGVVDTNSSPEGVDFVIPGNDDAIRAIELYMTSMADAVIRGRNNVAGGTEVYAEEAAAPAAE, encoded by the coding sequence ATGTCCCAAGTCAACATGCGCGATATGCTGAAGGCCGGTGTGCACTTCGGCCACCAGACCCGTTACTGGAACCCGAAAATGGGCAAGTACATTTTCGGCGCGCGTAACAAGATCCACATCATCAACCTGGAAAAAACCCTGCCGATGTTCAACGACGCTCTGTCGTTCGTAGAGCGCCTGGCCCAGGGCAAGAACAAGATCCTGTTCGTCGGCACCAAGCGTTCCGCTGGCAAGATCGTAGCCGAGCAAGCTGCTCGCGCTGGTTCGCCATACGTTGATCACCGTTGGTTGGGCGGCATGCTGACCAACTACAAGACCATCCGTGCTTCGATCAAGCGTCTGCGCGACCTGGAAACCCAGGCCGAAGATGGCACCTTCGCCAAGCTGACCAAGAAAGAAGCCCTGATGCGTTCGCGCGATCTGGAAAAGCTGGACCGCAGCCTGGGTGGTATCAAGGACATGGGCGGCCTGCCTGATGCCCTGTTCGTGATCGACGTTGACCACGAGCGCATTGCCATCACGGAAGCCAACAAGCTGGGCATCCCGGTTATCGGCGTTGTCGATACCAACAGCAGCCCAGAAGGCGTTGACTTCGTTATCCCAGGTAACGATGACGCCATCCGCGCTATCGAGCTGTACATGACTTCGATGGCTGACGCCGTCATCCGCGGCCGCAACAACGTTGCCGGCGGCACTGAAGTCTACGCTGAAGAAGCGGCTGCACCTGCTGCTGAGTAA
- a CDS encoding phosphatidate cytidylyltransferase, translated as MLKQRIITALILLPVALGGFFLLNGGDFALFIGFVVTLGAWEWARLAGLVAQPLRIAYAAVVAGALMLLHLMPDLAPWVLGASVIWWALATWLVLTYPRSSELWASAACKLLIGLLILLPAWQGLILLKHWQLGNWLILSVMVLVWAADIGAYFSGRAFGKRKLAPQVSPGKSWEGVYGGLAVSLVITLVVGISRDWSFGQLLLGLLGAALVVMSSVIGDLTESMFKRRAGIKDSSNLLPGHGGVLDRIDSLTAAIPIFAVLLWAAEWGVM; from the coding sequence ATGCTTAAACAACGCATCATTACTGCGCTGATCCTGTTGCCGGTCGCGCTGGGTGGGTTTTTCCTGCTCAACGGCGGGGATTTCGCCCTGTTCATCGGCTTCGTGGTGACCCTCGGTGCCTGGGAGTGGGCGCGTCTGGCCGGGCTTGTGGCCCAGCCTTTGCGCATCGCCTACGCCGCCGTGGTCGCCGGAGCGCTGATGCTGCTCCATCTCATGCCGGACCTGGCACCGTGGGTGCTCGGGGCTTCGGTCATCTGGTGGGCGCTGGCCACCTGGCTGGTGCTGACCTACCCACGCAGCAGCGAGCTTTGGGCCAGTGCGGCCTGCAAGCTGCTGATCGGCCTGCTGATCCTGTTGCCGGCCTGGCAAGGGTTGATCCTGCTCAAGCACTGGCAGCTGGGTAACTGGCTGATCCTGTCGGTCATGGTGCTGGTCTGGGCGGCTGATATCGGCGCCTATTTCTCCGGTCGTGCCTTTGGCAAGCGCAAGCTGGCGCCGCAGGTGAGCCCGGGCAAGAGCTGGGAAGGCGTCTATGGTGGCCTGGCGGTCAGCCTGGTGATTACCCTGGTGGTGGGCATCAGCCGTGACTGGAGCTTCGGTCAGCTTCTGCTGGGGCTGCTGGGTGCTGCGCTGGTGGTCATGTCGTCGGTGATCGGCGATCTGACCGAGAGCATGTTCAAGCGCCGTGCCGGCATCAAGGACAGCAGCAACCTGCTGCCTGGCCATGGCGGTGTGCTGGATCGCATCGACAGCCTGACGGCGGCGATCCCGATCTTCGCCGTGCTGCTGTGGGCTGCCGAATGGGGTGTGATGTGA
- the tsf gene encoding translation elongation factor Ts — protein sequence MAAITAALVKELRERTGEGMMDCKKALEKAGGDIEKAIDDMRASGAIKAAKKAGNVAAEGAIAVKTDGKAAVLLEVNSQTDFLALQDDFKNFVAESLEEAFAQKLTDAAPLIASRESAREALVAKCGENVNIRRLVRVEGDVVGAYLHGNKIGAVVVLKGGDVELAKNIAMHVAASNPEFLDSSEISAEAIEREKGVFLQLNADKIAGKPENIVENMINGRITKFKAEASLKEQAFVMNPEVKVGELAKKAGAEIVSFTYFKVGEGIEKPVDDFAAEVAAQVAAAKQ from the coding sequence ATGGCAGCAATTACTGCGGCGCTGGTCAAAGAACTGCGCGAGCGTACCGGCGAAGGCATGATGGATTGCAAGAAGGCCCTGGAAAAGGCCGGCGGCGACATCGAGAAAGCCATTGACGACATGCGTGCCTCGGGCGCCATCAAGGCCGCAAAAAAGGCTGGCAACGTCGCTGCTGAAGGCGCTATCGCCGTCAAGACCGACGGCAAAGCCGCCGTCCTGCTGGAAGTGAACTCGCAGACCGACTTCCTGGCTCTGCAAGACGACTTCAAGAACTTCGTGGCCGAAAGCCTGGAAGAAGCCTTCGCCCAGAAGCTGACCGACGCTGCTCCGCTGATCGCCTCGCGCGAGTCGGCTCGTGAAGCCCTGGTTGCCAAGTGCGGCGAAAACGTCAACATCCGTCGCCTGGTGCGCGTTGAAGGCGACGTTGTCGGCGCCTACCTGCACGGCAACAAGATCGGTGCTGTCGTTGTTCTGAAAGGCGGCGACGTCGAGCTGGCCAAGAACATCGCCATGCACGTTGCCGCTTCGAACCCGGAGTTCCTGGATTCGTCGGAAATCTCCGCCGAGGCCATCGAGCGCGAGAAGGGCGTCTTCCTGCAGCTGAACGCTGACAAGATCGCCGGCAAGCCGGAAAACATCGTTGAGAACATGATCAACGGTCGTATCACCAAGTTCAAAGCCGAAGCCTCGCTGAAAGAGCAAGCCTTCGTCATGAACCCGGAAGTCAAAGTTGGCGAGCTGGCCAAGAAAGCCGGTGCTGAAATCGTTTCCTTCACCTACTTCAAGGTTGGCGAAGGCATCGAGAAGCCAGTCGACGACTTCGCTGCTGAAGTTGCCGCTCAGGTAGCTGCTGCCAAGCAGTAA
- the frr gene encoding ribosome recycling factor has product MINDIKKDAQERMTKSLEALGRNLAAIRTGRAHPSILDTVKVTAWGSEMPLNQVAAITVEDARTLKIVAHDKNLSAAIEKAILTSDLGLNPSSAGTTIRVPMPALTEETRKGYTKQASGVAEDAKVAVRNVRRDALGDLKKLTKDKEISEDEERRAADEIQKLTDKFIAEVDAAYKAKEKDLMAV; this is encoded by the coding sequence ATGATCAACGACATCAAGAAAGACGCGCAGGAGCGCATGACCAAGTCCCTGGAGGCGCTGGGTCGCAACTTGGCAGCGATCCGCACCGGTCGCGCCCACCCAAGCATTCTGGACACCGTCAAGGTCACTGCCTGGGGCAGCGAGATGCCGCTGAACCAGGTGGCTGCAATCACCGTCGAAGATGCCCGCACCCTGAAGATCGTCGCTCACGACAAGAACCTCAGTGCTGCCATCGAGAAGGCCATCCTGACCTCCGACCTGGGCCTGAACCCGTCCAGCGCCGGTACCACCATTCGTGTACCGATGCCGGCCCTGACCGAGGAAACCCGCAAGGGCTACACCAAGCAGGCCAGCGGTGTTGCCGAAGACGCCAAGGTAGCTGTGCGCAACGTGCGCCGTGATGCCCTGGGCGACCTGAAAAAGCTGACCAAGGACAAGGAAATCAGCGAAGACGAAGAGCGTCGTGCCGCTGATGAAATCCAGAAGCTGACCGACAAGTTCATTGCTGAAGTCGATGCTGCTTACAAAGCCAAGGAAAAGGACCTGATGGCCGTTTAA
- the rseP gene encoding sigma E protease regulator RseP — translation MTALYMIVGTLVALGVLVTFHEFGHFWVARRCGVKVLRFSVGFGTPLLRWHDRQGTEFVVAAIPLGGYVKMLDEREGDVPQALAHQSFNRKSVRQRIAIVAAGPIANFLLAIVFFWLLAMLGTQQIRPVIGAVESGSLAASAGLAAGQEIVSIDGKATSGWSAVNLQLVRRLGESGTLQVGVRDEGATAERQLQVKLDHWLKGADEPDPIQSLGLRPWRPAVSPVLAEIDPKGPAAAAGLKAGDKLLALDGAALSDWQQVVDSVRARPDAQVVLRVERDGAALDVPVTLAHKGEGKAVGGYLGAGVKGAEWPASMLREVSYGPLDAVGEGLSRTWNMSVLTLESLKKMLFGELSVKNLSGPITIAKVAGASAQSGVGDFLNFLAYLSISLGVLNLLPIPVLDGGHLLFYLVEWARGRPLSDRVQGWGVQIGISLVVGVMLLALINDLGRL, via the coding sequence ATGACTGCGCTCTACATGATTGTCGGCACCCTGGTGGCCCTGGGTGTATTGGTCACGTTCCACGAATTTGGCCACTTCTGGGTTGCCCGGCGCTGCGGGGTCAAGGTGCTGCGCTTCTCCGTCGGTTTCGGCACGCCGCTGCTGCGCTGGCATGACCGCCAGGGGACTGAGTTCGTGGTGGCGGCAATCCCGCTGGGTGGCTACGTCAAGATGCTCGACGAGCGCGAAGGCGATGTTCCCCAGGCGCTTGCCCATCAGTCGTTCAACCGCAAGTCGGTGCGCCAGCGCATCGCGATCGTGGCCGCAGGCCCGATCGCTAACTTCCTCCTGGCCATCGTTTTCTTCTGGCTGCTGGCCATGCTCGGCACCCAGCAGATCCGCCCGGTGATCGGCGCGGTCGAATCCGGGAGCCTGGCAGCGTCTGCCGGCCTGGCCGCCGGTCAGGAAATTGTATCTATTGATGGCAAGGCGACCAGCGGTTGGTCGGCTGTCAATCTGCAGTTAGTTCGACGCCTGGGTGAGAGTGGCACGCTGCAGGTGGGCGTGCGCGATGAAGGTGCCACGGCCGAACGCCAGCTGCAGGTGAAACTGGACCATTGGCTCAAGGGCGCCGACGAGCCGGACCCTATTCAGTCCCTGGGCCTGCGCCCATGGCGGCCGGCGGTATCGCCGGTGCTGGCCGAAATTGATCCGAAAGGCCCGGCCGCTGCCGCTGGTCTGAAGGCTGGCGACAAGTTGCTCGCCCTCGACGGTGCTGCGCTGAGTGATTGGCAGCAGGTGGTGGACAGTGTTCGCGCCCGCCCGGACGCCCAGGTTGTGCTGCGTGTCGAGCGTGATGGCGCGGCCCTGGATGTGCCGGTCACATTGGCTCACAAAGGAGAAGGCAAAGCCGTCGGGGGCTACCTCGGTGCGGGTGTGAAGGGCGCCGAATGGCCGGCCAGCATGCTCCGCGAAGTCAGTTATGGTCCGCTGGATGCCGTGGGCGAGGGCCTTTCGCGGACCTGGAACATGAGTGTCCTGACCCTCGAGTCGCTGAAGAAAATGCTGTTCGGGGAGCTCTCGGTAAAAAACTTGAGCGGACCGATAACCATTGCTAAAGTGGCGGGCGCTTCAGCCCAGTCCGGCGTGGGGGATTTCCTGAATTTCCTGGCCTACCTGAGCATAAGCCTGGGGGTTCTTAACCTGCTGCCCATTCCAGTACTGGATGGGGGGCATTTGCTGTTTTACCTGGTCGAGTGGGCGCGCGGTCGTCCGCTGTCGGATCGGGTGCAAGGTTGGGGGGTCCAGATCGGTATCAGTTTGGTCGTAGGGGTGATGTTGCTCGCCCTGATCAACGATCTGGGTCGACTTTAA
- the uppS gene encoding polyprenyl diphosphate synthase, whose protein sequence is MEKSKLAAPSSVPRHVAIIMDGNNRWAKKRLLPGVAGHKAGVDAVRAVIEVCAESGVEVLTLFAFSSENWQRPAEEVGALMELFFSALRREARRLNENNISLRIIGDRSRFHPELQAAMREAEALTAGSNRFILQIAANYGGQWDIAQAAQRLAREVQAGHLRPDDITPGLLQTCLATGELPLPDLCIRTGGEHRISNFLLWQLAYAELYFSDLYWPDFKHEAMRKALADFASRQRRFGKTSEQVEAGARA, encoded by the coding sequence ATGGAAAAGTCCAAGTTGGCGGCACCGTCCTCGGTGCCGCGTCATGTCGCGATCATCATGGATGGCAACAACCGCTGGGCGAAGAAGCGCCTGTTGCCCGGCGTTGCCGGGCATAAGGCCGGCGTCGATGCGGTGCGCGCAGTCATTGAGGTGTGTGCCGAGTCCGGGGTCGAAGTGCTGACCCTGTTCGCGTTCTCCAGTGAAAACTGGCAGCGCCCGGCCGAAGAGGTCGGTGCGTTGATGGAGCTGTTCTTCTCGGCCTTGCGCCGTGAGGCTCGGCGTCTCAACGAGAACAACATCAGCCTGCGCATCATCGGTGACCGTTCGCGTTTCCATCCCGAGCTGCAGGCTGCCATGCGCGAAGCCGAGGCGCTGACTGCGGGCAGTAACCGCTTCATCCTGCAGATCGCCGCCAACTACGGTGGCCAGTGGGATATCGCCCAGGCCGCCCAGCGCCTGGCACGTGAAGTCCAGGCTGGTCACCTGCGTCCGGACGACATCACCCCAGGCCTGCTGCAGACCTGCCTGGCCACAGGCGAACTGCCATTGCCCGACCTGTGCATCCGTACCGGTGGCGAGCATCGCATCAGCAACTTCCTGCTGTGGCAGCTGGCCTACGCCGAACTGTACTTCTCCGACCTCTACTGGCCGGATTTCAAACACGAGGCCATGCGCAAAGCCCTGGCCGATTTCGCTTCGCGCCAGCGCCGCTTCGGTAAGACCAGCGAGCAGGTCGAGGCTGGAGCTCGTGCTTAA
- the ispC gene encoding 1-deoxy-D-xylulose-5-phosphate reductoisomerase → MSSVQRITVLGATGSIGLSTLDVIARHPERYQVFALSGYSRIDELLALCVRHRPVYAVVPNDEAAARLRDGLLGAGCTAQVLVGEAGLCEVAAAPEVDAVMAAIVGAAGLRPTLAAVEAGKKVLLANKEALVMSGALFMDAVRRSGAVLLPIDSEHNAIFQCLPGDYARGLSQVGVRRILLTASGGPFRETPQAALVDVTPEQACAHPNWSMGRKISVDSASMMNKGLELIEACWLFDAAPAKVEVVVHPQSVIHSLVDYVDGSVLAQLGNPDMRTPIANALAWPERIDSGVAPLDLFAIARLDFQAPDEQRFPCLRLAREAAEAGNSAPAVLNAANEVAVEAFLQRRIRFPEIAGMIEQVLDQEPVVAVPSLEAVFAADQRARELAREWLRRHGR, encoded by the coding sequence GTGAGCAGCGTGCAGCGTATTACTGTCCTGGGTGCGACCGGTTCGATCGGCCTCAGCACCCTCGATGTGATTGCGCGGCACCCCGAGCGCTACCAGGTGTTCGCGCTCAGCGGCTATTCGCGTATCGACGAACTGTTGGCCCTGTGCGTTCGGCACCGTCCGGTCTATGCCGTGGTGCCCAATGACGAAGCCGCTGCACGCCTGCGTGATGGTCTGCTTGGCGCCGGCTGTACTGCGCAGGTGCTGGTTGGGGAGGCGGGCCTTTGCGAGGTCGCGGCGGCCCCTGAAGTGGATGCGGTGATGGCGGCTATCGTCGGTGCCGCTGGCCTGCGCCCGACCCTGGCCGCCGTCGAGGCGGGCAAGAAGGTGTTGCTGGCCAACAAGGAAGCGCTGGTGATGTCCGGGGCGCTGTTCATGGATGCGGTGCGGCGCAGTGGTGCCGTGCTGCTGCCAATCGACAGCGAGCACAATGCGATCTTTCAGTGCCTGCCGGGCGATTATGCCCGTGGCCTGAGCCAGGTCGGCGTGCGCCGCATCCTGCTGACCGCTTCGGGCGGGCCGTTCCGCGAAACGCCCCAGGCTGCCCTGGTCGATGTCACGCCGGAGCAGGCCTGCGCCCATCCCAACTGGTCCATGGGTCGGAAGATTTCGGTGGACTCGGCCAGCATGATGAACAAGGGGCTGGAGCTGATCGAAGCCTGCTGGCTGTTCGATGCGGCGCCGGCCAAGGTCGAGGTGGTGGTGCATCCGCAAAGCGTGATCCATTCGCTGGTCGACTACGTCGATGGTTCGGTGCTGGCCCAGCTGGGCAACCCGGACATGCGCACCCCGATCGCCAACGCCCTGGCCTGGCCAGAACGCATCGATTCCGGGGTGGCCCCGCTGGACCTGTTCGCCATTGCCCGCCTGGACTTCCAGGCGCCGGACGAGCAGCGCTTTCCCTGCCTGCGTCTGGCGCGCGAGGCGGCTGAAGCCGGTAACAGTGCGCCCGCGGTGCTCAATGCGGCCAACGAGGTCGCAGTCGAGGCATTTCTCCAGCGGCGTATCCGCTTCCCGGAGATCGCGGGTATGATCGAACAGGTGCTTGATCAGGAACCTGTGGTGGCGGTGCCGTCACTGGAGGCCGTGTTCGCTGCCGACCAGCGCGCCCGCGAGCTGGCCCGTGAGTGGCTGAGGCGTCACGGCCGTTGA
- the pyrH gene encoding UMP kinase, with protein sequence MAQQGSGHQARYKRILLKLSGEALMGSEEFGIDPKVLDRMALEVGQLVGIGVQVGLVIGGGNLFRGAALSAAGMDRVTGDHMGMLATVMNGLAMRDALERANITAIVMSAISMVGVTDHYDRRKAMRHLNAKEVVIFAAGTGNPFFTTDSAACLRAIEIDADVVLKATKVDGVYTADPFKDPHAEKFDHLTYDEVLDRKLGVMDLTAICLCRDHKMPLRVFNMNKPGALLNIVHGGAEGTLIEEVQK encoded by the coding sequence ATGGCTCAGCAGGGCAGTGGTCATCAGGCTCGCTATAAACGCATTCTACTCAAACTTAGCGGCGAGGCCCTGATGGGCTCGGAAGAGTTCGGGATCGACCCCAAGGTCCTGGATCGCATGGCGCTGGAAGTCGGCCAACTGGTCGGCATCGGTGTTCAGGTAGGCTTGGTAATTGGTGGTGGCAACCTGTTCCGTGGCGCGGCGCTCAGTGCGGCGGGCATGGATCGCGTTACCGGCGACCACATGGGTATGCTGGCCACCGTGATGAATGGCCTGGCTATGCGCGATGCGCTGGAGCGGGCGAACATCACCGCCATCGTCATGTCGGCAATCTCCATGGTTGGCGTGACCGATCACTATGATCGCCGCAAAGCCATGCGCCACCTGAACGCCAAGGAAGTCGTAATCTTCGCTGCCGGTACCGGCAACCCGTTCTTCACCACCGACTCCGCCGCTTGCCTGCGCGCCATCGAAATCGATGCCGATGTAGTTTTGAAGGCAACAAAGGTCGATGGTGTATACACTGCAGACCCATTCAAGGACCCGCATGCCGAGAAGTTCGATCATCTGACCTACGATGAAGTGCTGGATCGCAAGCTGGGTGTAATGGATCTGACGGCAATTTGTCTGTGCCGCGACCACAAGATGCCGCTGCGCGTCTTCAACATGAACAAGCCCGGCGCCCTGCTGAACATCGTGCATGGCGGCGCGGAAGGAACTCTGATCGAGGAAGTTCAAAAATGA